The Microbulbifer sp. YPW1 genome contains a region encoding:
- a CDS encoding pilus assembly protein codes for MAKNVIIKKISSALVATLLCLGISHSAVSLDLAQSPLFLSNGAPPNVMFVIDDSGSMHFEITPEEYRRDTAYIFPRADGVYGNNGYNQTENGDYQVPTVDSNNAYNALTRSPQYNKSYYDPSVTYTPWVKYDGSLYPNATPSCALHNPENTGDCPSGTASVNEIARDLTVTNGNYNSNGWRSCSQGFWGNITCSSTDEEKTYWPATYFWHNGTGSAWDWNSYSKVEIKSDTATYTGHDRTARTDCIAGVCTYEQEIQNFANWYTYYRSRTLAARAGIGRAFSEQGEDMRVGFGAINKGNGDVDGVNTGTIVNGVRTFSGTNRQNFFEELYTRDVPTSGTPLRQALDDAGQYFSRTDNKGPWGADPGVDDSTAHLACRASYTILMTDGYWNGNQAGTVDARANIDGTAGSEITGPDGQSYTYSAVSPFSDSNSNTLADVAMYYWNRDLRTDLSNDVPVKDSSVDPAFWQHMVTFGVGLGVEGSINSDDAFAAIDSGDTITWPDPSSGNSDKIDDLLHASLNGRGGFFSAADPQAFASDLSEVLENIVGRTDGSASSVATNSTRLGTDTVIYQALFNSTNWSGELRALNLNSDGTVGSTKWKTDDSKFTSYAMRNIVTYNGGGVDFAWANLSTAQQDALKDGGTDAEGQARLNWVRGLGVTGLRDRESILGDIVNSSPVFAGDKKYNFHLLSEELGGLAYETYYTGQKANRREVIYVGANDGMLHAFDASTGSELFAYIPSGVYEQLADMSAADYGTSTNPHAYSMDGKLFVGDAYVNGAWKNILVGSLGAGGRGIFALDVTNPDGFDESDVLFEFTEADFPGIGNITGEPIIAPTNDGWKLIFGNGYNSENTRARLFAIDLNDPLNETQVIEVSDTGNNGLAGPALLSNGDGEVVAAYAGDLLGNMWKFDLSANNASNWDVAFGNGGAKDPFFTAVDPNGKVQPITATPTLGLNNQMDGAIMVYFGTGSYISSTDNAVGDVINSFYALADQDAEISGRSALMEKSIATQENGKRVVQDNEATSWWGNKKGWYLDLSFGGSVTGERITSKPLLIYDRLLFPTLITSSDPCSFGGSGWLMELVAVGDRYDGHSIFGEDGVEVDYAVISYSDIIRGGEKAYLPTSNIKGELDVEEGDFPIDAVGRMSWRQLR; via the coding sequence ATGGCCAAGAATGTGATAATCAAAAAAATCAGCAGTGCGTTAGTGGCGACCCTTTTGTGCTTGGGGATCTCTCACAGTGCTGTCTCCCTGGATTTAGCTCAGAGCCCTTTGTTCCTAAGTAATGGCGCGCCGCCAAACGTGATGTTTGTCATCGATGATTCGGGCTCCATGCATTTTGAAATTACACCGGAAGAGTACCGACGTGATACTGCTTATATATTCCCGCGTGCGGATGGTGTGTATGGGAATAACGGATACAACCAGACCGAAAACGGCGATTATCAGGTTCCCACTGTAGATAGTAATAATGCTTACAATGCGCTGACCCGCTCCCCTCAGTACAACAAAAGTTATTACGATCCGTCGGTCACCTATACTCCCTGGGTAAAGTACGACGGAAGCCTTTACCCGAATGCCACACCTAGCTGCGCATTGCATAATCCGGAGAATACCGGGGATTGTCCCAGCGGTACTGCCTCGGTCAATGAGATTGCCCGGGATCTCACGGTTACCAACGGAAACTATAACAGCAACGGTTGGCGCAGTTGCAGCCAGGGTTTTTGGGGGAACATAACTTGCAGCTCTACTGATGAAGAGAAGACTTACTGGCCCGCTACGTATTTTTGGCATAATGGAACTGGTAGTGCGTGGGACTGGAATAGCTATTCAAAGGTTGAAATCAAGTCTGATACGGCAACTTACACCGGTCATGACCGTACAGCGCGTACGGATTGTATTGCCGGGGTTTGTACCTATGAACAGGAAATTCAGAATTTTGCCAACTGGTATACCTACTATCGCTCGCGCACCCTAGCGGCGCGAGCGGGAATCGGACGCGCGTTTTCAGAGCAAGGCGAAGACATGCGCGTTGGTTTTGGGGCTATCAATAAGGGCAATGGTGATGTCGATGGTGTGAATACGGGTACCATTGTCAATGGCGTGCGAACCTTTTCCGGTACCAATCGGCAGAACTTTTTCGAAGAGCTGTATACCCGCGATGTGCCTACTTCTGGTACACCATTGCGGCAGGCCCTGGATGATGCCGGGCAGTACTTTTCGCGTACGGATAACAAAGGGCCTTGGGGAGCAGATCCTGGTGTGGATGACAGTACCGCGCACCTAGCGTGTCGGGCCAGCTATACAATCTTGATGACTGATGGCTACTGGAATGGTAACCAGGCTGGTACCGTGGATGCTCGGGCAAATATCGATGGTACTGCGGGTAGCGAAATAACGGGCCCAGATGGTCAATCCTATACATATAGTGCTGTATCCCCTTTCTCAGATAGCAACAGTAATACGCTTGCGGATGTTGCTATGTACTACTGGAATCGGGATCTGCGCACTGACTTGAGCAACGACGTGCCGGTAAAGGATAGTAGTGTTGATCCTGCATTCTGGCAGCACATGGTAACTTTTGGAGTTGGCTTGGGGGTGGAAGGCTCCATCAATAGCGACGACGCCTTCGCGGCGATAGATTCGGGTGACACTATCACCTGGCCTGACCCCAGCTCGGGTAATTCCGACAAGATTGACGACTTGTTGCATGCCTCGTTAAATGGTCGCGGTGGCTTCTTTAGTGCGGCAGACCCGCAAGCGTTTGCAAGTGACCTGTCCGAGGTTTTGGAAAATATCGTGGGTCGAACTGACGGCTCTGCGTCGTCGGTAGCGACCAACTCCACCCGCCTTGGTACCGACACCGTGATTTATCAGGCGCTGTTTAACAGCACCAACTGGAGCGGTGAACTGAGGGCCTTGAATCTTAATAGTGACGGTACCGTGGGTTCCACCAAGTGGAAGACGGACGATTCCAAATTCACCAGCTATGCCATGCGCAACATCGTCACTTACAACGGTGGCGGTGTGGACTTTGCCTGGGCCAACCTATCTACTGCACAGCAGGACGCATTGAAAGACGGTGGTACCGATGCTGAGGGGCAGGCACGGCTGAACTGGGTGCGTGGGCTGGGCGTGACCGGGTTGCGGGATCGCGAATCAATTCTTGGTGATATCGTCAATTCAAGTCCAGTATTTGCCGGCGACAAAAAATACAACTTCCATCTGCTTTCCGAGGAGCTCGGAGGGTTGGCCTATGAGACGTATTACACTGGGCAGAAGGCGAATCGCCGCGAGGTGATTTACGTGGGCGCAAATGACGGTATGTTGCACGCCTTCGATGCGTCGACGGGGTCCGAATTGTTTGCCTATATCCCTTCCGGCGTGTACGAACAGTTGGCAGACATGAGTGCAGCGGATTACGGAACTAGCACCAACCCGCATGCGTACAGTATGGACGGCAAACTGTTTGTGGGTGATGCGTATGTCAATGGCGCCTGGAAAAATATTCTGGTCGGTTCTCTGGGTGCAGGCGGTCGGGGTATCTTTGCTCTCGACGTCACCAATCCGGATGGGTTTGACGAAAGTGATGTTTTGTTCGAGTTCACCGAAGCAGATTTTCCCGGCATCGGTAACATCACCGGTGAGCCGATCATTGCCCCCACCAATGACGGCTGGAAGCTAATCTTTGGCAATGGCTATAACTCGGAAAACACTCGAGCCCGTCTTTTCGCGATCGATTTGAATGATCCGCTCAACGAGACCCAAGTGATAGAGGTAAGTGATACCGGTAATAATGGCTTGGCTGGTCCGGCCCTCTTGAGCAATGGTGATGGCGAAGTGGTGGCAGCATACGCTGGCGATTTGTTAGGAAATATGTGGAAGTTTGATCTGAGCGCGAACAATGCCAGTAACTGGGATGTTGCGTTTGGTAATGGTGGAGCTAAAGATCCATTTTTTACTGCTGTCGATCCAAATGGCAAAGTACAGCCGATAACCGCTACCCCGACGCTTGGCCTGAATAATCAGATGGATGGTGCCATCATGGTGTACTTCGGCACTGGCAGTTATATTTCCAGTACGGATAATGCGGTAGGCGACGTGATCAACAGCTTCTATGCTTTGGCGGACCAAGATGCCGAAATTAGTGGTCGCTCGGCATTGATGGAGAAAAGTATTGCTACACAAGAAAATGGAAAACGGGTTGTACAGGATAACGAAGCCACTTCATGGTGGGGCAACAAGAAAGGTTGGTACCTGGACCTGAGTTTTGGTGGTAGTGTCACCGGCGAGCGGATCACCAGTAAGCCGTTGCTAATTTATGATCGGCTGCTTTTCCCAACACTGATCACCTCGTCGGATCCCTGTTCATTTGGCGGCAGCGGCTGGTTGATGGAGCTGGTGGCTGTCGGTGATCGCTATGATGGTCACAGCATTTTCGGTGAGGACGGGGTAGAAGTAGATTACGCGGTAATCAGTTACTCTGACATTATCCGTGGAGGCGAGAAAGCATATTTGCCGACCAGTAACATCAAAGGTGAATTGGATGTGGAAGAAGGTGACTTCCCGATTGATGCTGTGGGTCGTATGTCTTGGCGACAGCTGCGATAA
- a CDS encoding PilX N-terminal domain-containing pilus assembly protein, with translation MTLIVGLIMVLLMTLVGMAAIRGSSMQELMAGNMRDRNLAFQAAEAGLRQGENQLTNATLPVFDGSTVGLYEAIDGSSSTGFWDTYGWAAASAMTNMGLEYVITQPRYVIEEVTSSSTLSMDGGAIDFASTLKTEDTTFYRVTSRGEGGTDGAVVILQSTYKR, from the coding sequence ATGACCCTGATTGTCGGACTGATTATGGTGCTCCTGATGACCCTGGTCGGTATGGCGGCGATCCGTGGCAGCAGCATGCAAGAATTGATGGCCGGTAATATGCGCGATCGTAACCTCGCGTTTCAGGCGGCTGAGGCCGGACTCCGGCAGGGTGAAAATCAATTGACCAATGCCACTCTTCCTGTATTTGATGGCTCTACTGTGGGTTTGTACGAAGCCATTGATGGCTCCAGTAGTACCGGCTTTTGGGACACCTATGGATGGGCCGCCGCCTCCGCCATGACCAACATGGGCCTGGAGTATGTGATAACGCAGCCGCGCTATGTAATTGAGGAGGTTACCAGCTCCTCAACCCTGAGTATGGATGGTGGTGCGATCGATTTTGCCAGCACATTGAAAACCGAAGATACGACTTTTTACCGCGTAACCAGCCGCGGAGAGGGGGGCACCGATGGTGCCGTCGTTATTCTGCAGTCCACATACAAACGCTGA
- a CDS encoding nitrogen regulation protein NR(II), translated as MSSQTANDPATSPESVNRKGSRSTGVQPYRLRLRQRELLKLYAWYRVIIALILLGLFASGISSNTVGTLHPVLYLDTAITYAVLNIAWLLYLYPSSFQTTPLRIGSLLGCDILAFLLLIQASGGLNSGVGYLMLTTCAVGSLILDRRMGAFLAAIASIAVIAQQLFGLLTGQADTQDIVSAGSLGILMFTCVSVLQYLSAHIHIANQKVEQERRHTAHLQRLTQQIVAQMRTGVLVVDGEDRPALVNRAAQQLLGIQRIKDGKLSADFRQTLDDLRRGETRSRIIQGAGHSELRASITTLPHDARGSSLIFLEDNRKLAQQAQQLKLASLGRLTGSIAHEVRNPLSAISHAAELLAESSSLTAENRELTEIIGRHSQRVNQIVENVMQLSRRQPPMTQLFDLCQWIGDFLRDYRMEMPRDIEIRCSYPAVPVYARFDPNQMAQVLTNLCNNAVRHSRAATGVPTAELVISYLPQRQCAQLDILDDGYGVAEENTDKIFEPFFTTESAGAGLGLYIARELCESNRANLYYCRSRDRRSCFRVEFANADQIF; from the coding sequence GTGAGCAGCCAGACGGCCAACGACCCCGCAACTTCACCGGAATCCGTAAATCGCAAGGGCTCCCGTTCAACCGGTGTCCAGCCATATCGACTGCGCTTGCGACAGCGGGAGCTACTCAAGCTCTATGCGTGGTACCGGGTCATCATTGCACTGATACTGTTGGGACTGTTCGCGTCCGGAATCAGTAGCAATACTGTGGGTACACTGCACCCAGTGCTCTACCTGGATACGGCGATCACCTATGCAGTCCTCAACATTGCCTGGCTGCTCTACCTATATCCCAGTAGTTTTCAGACCACCCCTCTGCGTATCGGCTCCCTTCTCGGGTGCGATATCCTCGCATTTCTACTGTTGATCCAGGCCAGTGGCGGGCTGAACTCCGGGGTCGGCTACCTGATGCTGACTACCTGTGCGGTGGGCTCCCTGATTCTGGATCGCCGCATGGGCGCGTTTCTCGCAGCGATAGCCAGTATCGCGGTGATTGCACAGCAACTGTTTGGCCTGCTCACCGGGCAGGCCGACACCCAGGACATCGTCTCCGCCGGCAGTCTCGGCATCCTGATGTTTACCTGCGTCAGCGTCCTGCAATACCTCTCTGCACATATCCATATCGCCAATCAGAAAGTAGAACAGGAACGCAGGCATACCGCGCACCTGCAGAGGCTCACCCAGCAGATCGTCGCGCAGATGCGTACCGGGGTGCTGGTGGTCGACGGAGAAGACCGGCCGGCACTGGTCAATCGCGCCGCACAACAGTTACTCGGTATCCAACGTATCAAAGACGGCAAGCTGAGCGCGGATTTTCGTCAGACACTGGATGACCTTCGCCGCGGTGAGACCCGTAGCCGGATCATCCAGGGAGCGGGACACTCCGAGTTGCGTGCGAGTATCACCACACTGCCCCACGATGCTCGGGGCAGCTCGCTGATATTTCTCGAAGACAATCGCAAGCTCGCGCAACAGGCACAACAATTGAAACTCGCCTCACTGGGCCGCCTCACCGGCTCTATCGCCCACGAAGTGCGCAATCCGCTGAGCGCAATCAGTCATGCCGCGGAACTTCTCGCGGAGTCCAGCTCGCTGACCGCAGAAAATCGCGAACTCACGGAAATCATCGGACGCCACAGCCAGCGGGTAAACCAGATTGTCGAGAATGTGATGCAGCTGTCCCGTCGCCAGCCTCCAATGACGCAACTATTCGACCTGTGTCAGTGGATAGGCGACTTCCTCAGGGATTACCGCATGGAAATGCCCCGGGACATAGAGATCCGTTGCAGTTACCCGGCAGTGCCGGTGTACGCACGTTTCGACCCGAACCAGATGGCTCAGGTTCTCACAAATTTATGCAATAACGCGGTGCGACACTCACGAGCCGCCACCGGCGTACCGACTGCGGAACTCGTAATCAGTTACCTGCCCCAACGTCAGTGCGCGCAGCTTGATATACTCGACGATGGATACGGGGTTGCCGAGGAAAATACAGACAAAATCTTTGAACCATTTTTTACTACCGAGTCCGCCGGGGCGGGACTCGGTTTATATATCGCCCGCGAACTGTGTGAATCGAACAGAGCCAACCTCTATTACTGCCGAAGCCGAGACAGACGCAGCTGCTTCAGAGTAGAATTTGCCAACGCTGACCAGATTTTTTGA
- a CDS encoding sigma-54 dependent transcriptional regulator, giving the protein MADRQPIALIIDDEPDICNLISMTLHRMNVRSDIAMSVAEARRQLEKKRYDFCLTDMKLPDGTGLQVVEHIQDLPADRLLPVAVITAHGNMDTAIAALKLGAFDFVSKPVNLERLRNLVQLALRLNEARYVEQQEFPTLLQGQSPAIQELRKQIEKVARSDAPALIFGEAGSGKELTARCIHQHGPRAQQPFVPVYCASLAAERLEETLFGSESEPGLIQRAHGGTLFLDEVASLPPDIQVKLLRAIQEKRYFSEIDAARTDLDIRILSASKQPLAKAVREGRFRSDLYYCINVIELHAPPLRKRLEDIPLLVRDMLRRISTAKKGAAPKAAPDAISALQAYPLPGNLRELENILERAVTLSERNTLHAADLLIPAMQPTRPPETGEPSAYSNNNELEQPVMTSLPESKQSTYPGQFATSDYSSLDDFLQTIEREAIETTLNETDWNRTAAAEKLGISFRSLRYRLKKLGLENE; this is encoded by the coding sequence ATGGCCGATCGTCAACCCATAGCACTAATAATCGACGACGAACCGGATATCTGTAACTTGATATCCATGACCCTACACCGCATGAACGTGCGCTCAGATATCGCCATGTCAGTCGCCGAAGCCCGTCGACAATTGGAAAAAAAGCGCTACGACTTCTGCCTGACCGACATGAAGTTACCGGATGGTACTGGGCTGCAGGTTGTTGAACATATTCAGGATCTACCGGCAGACCGTTTACTTCCGGTTGCCGTCATAACCGCGCACGGCAATATGGATACCGCCATTGCCGCGCTTAAACTCGGTGCATTTGATTTTGTCAGCAAGCCGGTGAATCTAGAGCGTCTGCGCAACCTGGTGCAGCTGGCGTTGCGCTTGAACGAAGCCCGCTACGTGGAGCAGCAGGAATTCCCGACACTGCTACAGGGGCAATCTCCAGCAATACAGGAACTGCGCAAGCAAATTGAAAAAGTTGCGCGCAGCGATGCTCCGGCGCTTATCTTCGGCGAGGCGGGCAGTGGTAAAGAACTGACTGCACGCTGTATCCACCAACACGGCCCGCGCGCGCAGCAACCATTTGTACCCGTTTACTGTGCCAGCCTGGCCGCAGAGCGGCTCGAAGAGACGCTATTTGGCAGCGAATCGGAACCGGGTTTAATCCAGCGTGCACATGGCGGCACTCTGTTTCTCGATGAAGTTGCCAGCCTTCCCCCGGATATTCAGGTCAAACTCCTTCGAGCCATTCAGGAGAAACGTTATTTTTCAGAAATAGATGCAGCACGCACCGACCTGGATATTCGCATCCTCAGCGCCAGCAAACAGCCCCTGGCTAAAGCAGTGCGAGAGGGACGATTTCGCAGCGATCTTTACTACTGTATCAACGTTATTGAACTACACGCTCCACCCCTTCGAAAAAGGCTTGAGGATATTCCGCTTCTGGTTCGCGATATGCTACGCAGGATTTCCACCGCAAAAAAAGGCGCTGCTCCGAAGGCCGCACCAGATGCCATCAGCGCCCTACAGGCCTACCCCCTCCCTGGAAACCTGCGCGAGCTTGAGAACATACTCGAGCGCGCCGTGACCTTGAGTGAGCGCAACACACTGCATGCCGCAGACCTGCTGATTCCAGCTATGCAGCCGACCAGGCCTCCCGAAACTGGAGAGCCGTCAGCTTATTCAAATAACAACGAACTCGAACAGCCAGTGATGACGTCACTTCCGGAGTCAAAGCAATCCACCTACCCCGGCCAGTTCGCAACTTCAGATTACTCAAGCCTGGATGACTTTCTGCAAACCATCGAGCGGGAAGCTATCGAAACGACCCTCAATGAAACCGACTGGAACAGGACGGCAGCAGCAGAAAAACTGGGGATCAGTTTCCGTTCCCTGCGCTACCGTTTGAAAAAGCTGGGGTTGGAAAACGAATGA
- a CDS encoding type IV pilin protein → MSRLERGFTLIELMIVVAIIGIISAIAYPSYMESVRKSNRADAKAALNDVSHRLQRCFTAYSDYTHASCAVGQTLDDGRSVSSGEGMYTVTGNLTATTFALTAAPVAGTTQAGDSKCGSFTLTQAGVKGASGSLGTDCW, encoded by the coding sequence ATGAGTAGATTAGAACGTGGGTTTACCCTGATCGAATTAATGATTGTCGTGGCGATCATTGGCATTATTTCCGCGATCGCATATCCATCCTATATGGAGTCGGTGCGAAAGAGTAATCGTGCGGATGCGAAGGCTGCTCTGAATGATGTGTCGCATCGTCTGCAGCGCTGCTTTACCGCATATAGTGACTACACCCATGCAAGCTGTGCCGTAGGTCAGACGCTGGATGATGGTCGCTCAGTCAGTTCTGGTGAAGGAATGTACACAGTCACCGGAAACTTGACCGCGACGACGTTCGCTCTGACAGCAGCCCCGGTTGCGGGTACTACTCAGGCTGGTGACTCAAAGTGTGGCAGCTTTACGTTGACTCAGGCTGGTGTCAAGGGGGCCTCGGGCTCGCTAGGTACTGACTGCTGGTAA